TTATTCATTAAATCTTCAAAGCAGTCTCTAACTTGTGGAACAGATAATCCTACAATAATTTGAAGAGCATTACCTTTTCTAACAATACCATGAGCTCCAGCTCCTTTAAATACAGAATCACCTTTAACTAAAGTTTCATCAAAAACAGTAACTCTAAGTCGAGTAGCACAGTTATTAACAGTTTCAATGTTTTGAGCTCCACCTAGGCCTTGTAAGAAAGTATAAGCTTGATCAAAATATGCGTTTTCAACGATAATATTTCCATTTTTTGCATCTTTTTTATTTTTAAAATCCTCTTTAGTATAAAGTTTAACCTCTTCATCTTCATCCTCTCTACCAGGAGTTTTTAATCTAAATTTTTCAATACAGTATTTAAAAACAAAGTAGTATATTGGGATGAAAGCCATTCCCACACCGATTTGTGCAATCATAACACTAGTGTGATTTTTGAAAAGTGGTATCCAGTTAATAGCTGCTATCTCTATAAGTCCAGATCCCATATTTCCAACAACTCCAAAAGCATACATAACAGCGGCCATAGAAGCAGCTAAAACAGCGTGTATAGCAAATAGAAATGGTGCAATAAATAGAAATGTAAACTCTAAAGGTTCAGTAATTCCTACTAAAACAGCAGTAAGAGCAGCTGGAATCAAAAGTCCAGAAACAATTTTTTTCTTTTCAGGTCGAGCAGTTTTATAAATAGCTAATGCTATACCAATTGCTCCAAATATCTTACTGTTACCATGTAGTGCAAATCCCCCTTGTGGGAAAAGCTCTTTTAAAGGTAGAGTAGAGTTAGCAAAATTAGAAAGATTTTGTGCCCAGAAAACTTGGATTCCATTATCAACAACTGCAGGTCCAAATATGAAAGGGCCATAAACAAAGTGATGAAGTCCAGTAGGAATAAGAATTCTTTCAAGTAAAGTGTATAACCAAACCCCAAAAGTTCCAGAAGAAATCATTAATGTTTGTAAAGATGAGATACCCATCTGTACTTTAGGCCATACCAAACATGTTACATATGCAGCTGGAATCATAGCAATAAAAGCGATCATTCCAACAAGTGCACTTCCTTGAAATATTCCTAAAAAGTCAGGAAGCTTTG
The nucleotide sequence above comes from Cetobacterium somerae ATCC BAA-474. Encoded proteins:
- a CDS encoding alpha-glucoside-specific PTS transporter subunit IIBC, translating into MLKFFQRLGGALFAPVLLFPFAGLTVALTIILKNPDFVGSLANPNGLFYKLVYIIEEGGWTVFRQLPLIFAVGLPIGLAKKAHPRACLSVLVTYLTFNYFINAILTFWGPSFGVDFTQNIGGVSGLTTIAGIKTLDTSIVGAIAISGLTIYIHNRFFDTKLPDFLGIFQGSALVGMIAFIAMIPAAYVTCLVWPKVQMGISSLQTLMISSGTFGVWLYTLLERILIPTGLHHFVYGPFIFGPAVVDNGIQVFWAQNLSNFANSTLPLKELFPQGGFALHGNSKIFGAIGIALAIYKTARPEKKKIVSGLLIPAALTAVLVGITEPLEFTFLFIAPFLFAIHAVLAASMAAVMYAFGVVGNMGSGLIEIAAINWIPLFKNHTSVMIAQIGVGMAFIPIYYFVFKYCIEKFRLKTPGREDEDEEVKLYTKEDFKNKKDAKNGNIIVENAYFDQAYTFLQGLGGAQNIETVNNCATRLRVTVFDETLVKGDSVFKGAGAHGIVRKGNALQIIVGLSVPQVRDCFEDLMNKDLENIDSEKNLINA